In a single window of the Delftia tsuruhatensis genome:
- the mraY gene encoding phospho-N-acetylmuramoyl-pentapeptide-transferase, translated as MLLMLSQWLQGLSPEFSFLRVFQYLTLRAVMAALTALVIGLLAGPRLIRMLTALKIGQPVRGYAMETHLVKSGTPTMGGALILLSIAVSTLLWFDLSNRFVWIVLLVTLGFGTIGWVDDWRKVVNKDPEGMRSGEKYFWQSVIGLLAALYLVFCISENSNAQVFELFVTWVQSGFALDLPPKAGLLVPFFKEVSYPLGVLGFVVMTYLVIVGASNAVNLTDGLDGLAIMPVIMVGSALGIFAYVTGNAGYAKYLLFPHIPGSGELLVYCAAMAGAGLAFLWFNAHPAQVFMGDVGALALGASLGTIAVIVRQEIVLAIMGGIFVVEALSVMLQVTWFKYTKKRYGEGRRLLKMAPLHHHFEKSGWKETQVVIRFWIITMLLCLLGLSTLKLR; from the coding sequence ATGCTGCTGATGCTGTCGCAATGGCTGCAGGGCCTGTCGCCGGAATTCAGCTTCCTGCGCGTGTTCCAGTACCTGACGCTGCGCGCCGTGATGGCCGCGCTCACGGCCCTGGTCATCGGCCTGTTGGCCGGCCCGCGCCTGATCCGCATGCTGACGGCGCTCAAGATCGGCCAGCCCGTGCGCGGCTACGCCATGGAGACCCATCTGGTCAAGAGCGGCACGCCCACCATGGGCGGCGCGTTGATCCTGCTGTCCATCGCCGTCTCCACGCTGCTGTGGTTCGACCTGTCCAACCGTTTCGTCTGGATCGTGCTGCTGGTCACGCTGGGCTTCGGCACCATCGGCTGGGTGGATGACTGGCGCAAGGTGGTGAACAAGGATCCCGAAGGCATGCGTTCGGGCGAGAAGTACTTCTGGCAGTCCGTCATCGGCCTGCTGGCCGCGCTGTACCTGGTGTTCTGCATCTCCGAGAACTCCAATGCCCAGGTGTTCGAGCTGTTCGTGACCTGGGTGCAGTCGGGCTTCGCGCTGGACCTGCCGCCCAAGGCCGGCCTGCTCGTGCCCTTCTTCAAGGAAGTCAGCTATCCGCTGGGCGTGCTGGGCTTCGTGGTCATGACCTATCTGGTCATCGTGGGCGCCAGCAATGCCGTGAACCTGACCGACGGCCTGGATGGACTGGCCATCATGCCCGTGATCATGGTGGGTTCGGCCCTGGGCATCTTCGCCTATGTGACTGGCAACGCCGGTTATGCCAAGTACCTGCTTTTCCCGCACATCCCGGGCTCGGGCGAGCTGCTGGTGTACTGCGCGGCCATGGCCGGCGCGGGCCTGGCTTTCCTGTGGTTCAACGCCCACCCGGCCCAGGTCTTCATGGGCGATGTGGGCGCGCTGGCCCTGGGCGCCTCGCTGGGCACCATCGCCGTGATCGTGCGCCAGGAAATCGTGCTGGCCATCATGGGCGGCATCTTCGTGGTCGAGGCCCTGTCGGTGATGCTGCAGGTCACCTGGTTCAAATACACCAAGAAGCGCTATGGCGAAGGTCGCCGCCTGCTCAAGATGGCGCCGCTGCACCACCATTTCGAGAAGAGCGGCTGGAAGGAAACCCAGGTCGTGATCCGCTTCTGGATCATCACCATGCTGCTGTGCCTGCTGGGCCTGTCCACGCTGAAGCTGAGGTGA
- a CDS encoding UDP-N-acetylmuramoyl-tripeptide--D-alanyl-D-alanine ligase, translating into MMTLQQALELIRSQLPEARLVGDGQTQLARVHTDTRTLQAGDLFVALKGERFDANQFLAQAREAGAAAALAHGGLEAAGLSGIEVPDTLRALGALATAWRARFALPLIAVTGSNGKTTVTQMVASILRAHAGEAALATRGNFNNSIGLPLSLMRMTGQHRVAVLEMGMNHPGEIAELAAIGQPTVALVNNAQREHQEFMHTVEAVARENGSVLAALPADGVAVFPAGDTYTPLWHELAGARACVLFGESGDGAQVHARDALWLGDAWQFTLVTPGGEAPVRLHIAGRHNVRNALAAAACAQAAGVALADIARGLSAFEPVQGRSRALGVNVGGRTITVVDDSYNANPDSVAAAIEVLRELPAPQWLVLGDMGEVGDQGPQFHAEAGALARSRGIPRLFTLGALGASAAAAFGEGARHFEDMASLQQAVGAALPEAGSILVKGSRFMKMEQVVQAVEAAGKDDGRTKEAACC; encoded by the coding sequence ATGATGACCTTGCAACAAGCGCTGGAATTGATCCGGTCGCAACTCCCCGAAGCCCGGCTGGTCGGAGACGGCCAGACCCAGCTCGCGCGCGTGCACACCGATACCCGCACGCTGCAGGCCGGGGACCTGTTCGTCGCCCTCAAGGGCGAGCGTTTCGATGCCAACCAGTTCCTGGCCCAGGCCCGCGAAGCCGGTGCGGCGGCGGCCCTGGCCCATGGCGGCCTGGAGGCGGCAGGCCTGTCCGGCATCGAAGTGCCCGACACGCTGCGCGCCCTGGGCGCGCTGGCCACGGCCTGGCGCGCGCGCTTCGCGCTGCCGCTGATCGCCGTCACAGGCAGCAACGGCAAGACCACGGTCACGCAGATGGTCGCCTCCATCCTGCGCGCCCATGCGGGCGAGGCGGCATTGGCCACGCGCGGCAATTTCAACAACTCCATCGGCCTGCCGCTGAGCCTGATGCGCATGACCGGCCAGCACCGCGTGGCGGTGCTGGAGATGGGCATGAACCATCCCGGCGAGATCGCCGAGCTGGCCGCCATCGGCCAGCCCACGGTGGCACTGGTCAACAACGCCCAGCGCGAACACCAGGAGTTCATGCACACGGTCGAGGCCGTCGCACGCGAGAACGGCAGCGTGCTGGCGGCCCTGCCGGCCGACGGCGTGGCCGTGTTCCCGGCCGGCGACACGTACACGCCGCTGTGGCATGAACTGGCCGGTGCACGTGCCTGTGTACTGTTCGGCGAGTCCGGCGACGGCGCCCAGGTGCATGCGCGCGATGCACTGTGGCTGGGCGATGCCTGGCAGTTCACGCTGGTCACGCCCGGGGGCGAGGCCCCGGTGCGCCTGCACATCGCCGGCCGCCACAACGTGCGCAATGCGCTGGCCGCGGCGGCCTGCGCACAGGCCGCGGGTGTTGCGCTGGCCGACATCGCGCGGGGCCTGAGTGCCTTCGAGCCCGTGCAGGGCCGTTCGCGCGCGCTGGGTGTGAACGTCGGCGGGCGCACCATCACCGTGGTCGACGACAGCTACAACGCCAACCCCGATTCGGTGGCAGCGGCCATCGAGGTGCTGCGCGAGCTGCCCGCGCCCCAGTGGCTGGTGCTGGGCGACATGGGCGAGGTCGGCGACCAGGGGCCGCAATTCCACGCCGAGGCCGGCGCGCTTGCGCGCAGCCGCGGCATTCCCCGGCTGTTCACGCTGGGCGCGCTGGGCGCATCGGCCGCGGCTGCCTTCGGTGAAGGCGCGCGGCATTTCGAGGACATGGCATCGCTGCAGCAGGCGGTCGGTGCCGCGCTGCCCGAGGCGGGCAGCATTCTGGTCAAGGGTTCGAGGTTCATGAAGATGGAGCAGGTGGTTCAGGCGGTCGAGGCGGCCGGCAAGGATGACGGTCGCACGAAGGAGGCCGCATGCTGCTGA